One Methanolobus sp. WCC4 DNA segment encodes these proteins:
- a CDS encoding NDP-sugar synthase, whose translation MKACIMCGGEGTRLRPLTFARPKPSIPILNKPSVVHLIEHLAKEGFNDIVITLGYMADKIEEQLGDGRIFGVHIDYVYEKDKLGTAGGVKNAEKYLRDEPFIVLGGDHVMNLNLREMHRFHEMTDALVTIGLLSIDDPREFGIADMDVNNRIRRFLEKPGPGEIFSNLASTGIYVCDPEIFDWIPENTKYDFAKDLFPDILAKKRKINGLLATGRWTDVGSPQAYRQAQRWMLETLPGTTIEGHFRTKDARIKGPVALGHNVSVGSNSAIVGPIVIGENTTIGDNVLIGPYTTIGSNCVIQDDSRILSSYLFNGVTIGDNSNVSGSIIDNDTKVGKNCSLENGTVIGPDVTIGDDVTVHSDIKVWPKVSIPARTRVREDILNNS comes from the coding sequence ATGAAAGCCTGTATCATGTGTGGCGGGGAGGGCACCAGGCTCCGTCCTTTGACATTTGCAAGACCAAAACCAAGTATTCCTATTTTGAACAAGCCTTCAGTTGTACATCTCATAGAACATCTTGCAAAGGAAGGTTTCAATGATATTGTTATAACCCTTGGCTACATGGCCGATAAGATAGAAGAGCAGCTTGGAGACGGGCGTATATTCGGTGTTCATATAGATTATGTCTATGAGAAGGATAAACTTGGGACGGCAGGCGGCGTAAAGAACGCGGAGAAATACCTGCGTGATGAACCTTTCATAGTTCTTGGTGGGGACCATGTAATGAACCTGAATCTCCGTGAGATGCACAGGTTCCATGAAATGACGGATGCTCTTGTCACTATTGGTCTTCTTTCCATTGATGATCCGCGGGAGTTCGGTATTGCGGATATGGATGTTAATAACAGGATACGCCGCTTCTTAGAAAAACCGGGTCCCGGTGAGATATTCAGTAATCTTGCAAGTACGGGGATCTATGTATGTGATCCTGAGATATTCGACTGGATCCCGGAGAATACGAAATATGATTTTGCAAAGGACCTCTTTCCTGACATCCTTGCTAAAAAAAGGAAGATAAATGGTCTTCTTGCAACTGGCAGGTGGACTGATGTGGGGAGTCCTCAGGCTTACAGGCAGGCACAACGATGGATGCTTGAAACTCTTCCCGGCACGACCATTGAAGGTCATTTCAGGACAAAGGATGCTCGTATAAAGGGTCCTGTTGCTCTTGGTCATAATGTGTCGGTGGGTTCAAACTCGGCTATCGTTGGTCCTATTGTGATAGGGGAAAATACGACTATAGGTGACAATGTTCTTATCGGTCCTTACACGACCATTGGTTCCAATTGTGTTATACAGGATGATTCGAGGATATTGTCCTCATACCTGTTCAATGGTGTGACAATAGGGGATAATTCTAATGTTTCCGGCTCTATTATTGATAATGATACAAAGGTGGGCAAAAACTGTAGTCTTGAGAATGGTACTGTCATTGGGCCGGATGTGACTATTGGTGATGATGTCACTGTTCATTCTGATATCAAGGTGTGGCCAAAGGTCTCTATTCCTGCTAGGACGCGGGTCAGGGAAGATATTCTGAACAACTCTTAA
- a CDS encoding OB-fold nucleic acid binding domain-containing protein, which translates to MEKEEKIVVILLCMALLSLGIAYATFFSDGNASGVGGFSSSSVPGDNVQFTGEVLSKQFTYTGDHLVLDIDYGQGVVMVFVPSGNGAKDVDSKVTANDHLFIKGTVEEYMGELEVVVQDAKDVSVLE; encoded by the coding sequence ATGGAAAAAGAAGAAAAGATCGTTGTTATTCTTCTGTGCATGGCTCTGCTGTCACTGGGAATAGCCTATGCTACGTTCTTCTCCGATGGGAATGCGAGTGGTGTTGGTGGATTCAGTTCTTCTTCTGTACCGGGGGATAATGTTCAATTCACCGGTGAGGTGCTTTCAAAGCAATTCACCTATACAGGCGATCATCTTGTGCTGGATATTGACTATGGTCAGGGGGTTGTCATGGTCTTTGTACCTTCAGGCAATGGTGCAAAGGATGTTGATTCAAAGGTGACTGCGAATGACCATCTATTCATTAAAGGTACTGTTGAGGAATACATGGGTGAGCTCGAGGTGGTCGTTCAGGATGCCAAAGATGTCAGTGTCCTGGAATAA
- a CDS encoding peptidylprolyl isomerase, with protein sequence MKKILFILLLLSLFVSGCTESDTSQKVESGDYISVNYTGSLDDGTVFDTSIEEVAKAEDVYNPYRTYEPLSFTAGAGQMIKGFDDAVIGMSVGDEKTVTIPSEEAYGAYCPELLIPLSIDDFQAVNITPVIGQKVTYQGQVGTIVNISDKNVTIDCNHNLAGNDLTFTIELVSIEKA encoded by the coding sequence GTGAAGAAAATATTATTCATTTTGCTTCTCTTATCTTTGTTCGTCAGTGGCTGTACTGAATCCGATACATCTCAAAAGGTGGAGTCCGGTGACTACATATCTGTGAACTATACAGGTAGTCTTGATGATGGGACTGTGTTCGATACTTCTATTGAAGAAGTTGCAAAGGCCGAAGATGTCTATAATCCTTACAGGACATATGAACCACTATCTTTCACAGCCGGTGCCGGTCAGATGATAAAGGGATTCGATGATGCTGTAATAGGTATGAGTGTTGGCGATGAGAAAACTGTGACAATCCCTTCGGAGGAAGCGTATGGCGCTTATTGTCCTGAACTTCTTATACCTTTGTCAATTGATGACTTCCAGGCTGTTAATATCACTCCTGTGATTGGTCAGAAAGTTACTTATCAGGGTCAGGTGGGAACGATTGTCAATATCTCTGATAAGAATGTGACGATCGATTGTAATCATAATCTGGCTGGCAATGATCTGACATTCACAATAGAGCTTGTCTCCATAGAAAAAGCCTGA
- a CDS encoding archaellin/type IV pilin N-terminal domain-containing protein, which produces MHIEHANKTRLKNNTKGQIGIGTLIIFIAMVLVAAVAASVLIQTSGVLQQKAQSTGKEATKEVSSNLMVQKIEGYRAKNSASDMAETLDLLKITIGLNAASEPVDLKEVVISITDGFRTNNLIYAGNTNSRAPTPGVAGNMSGFSDSPAINLEKALTENSTLGNPGANVTYVNSQTYFTVEKIRDEDDSFSQSQPVLTTGDFVVVYVPTVSQSSVDAGYTTLKTINVSSTLKSSGLNLEPRATVNIVVTPETGASSYADFILPTTFGSYEMVQLYP; this is translated from the coding sequence ATGCACATTGAACATGCTAACAAAACTAGATTAAAAAATAATACAAAAGGACAGATAGGGATAGGGACCCTTATCATTTTCATTGCAATGGTACTTGTAGCAGCCGTTGCTGCCTCTGTCCTGATACAGACATCCGGAGTACTCCAACAGAAAGCCCAGAGCACTGGAAAAGAAGCAACAAAAGAGGTTTCATCTAACCTTATGGTCCAGAAGATCGAAGGATATAGAGCAAAGAACAGTGCCAGCGATATGGCAGAAACACTCGACCTGCTGAAGATCACTATAGGATTGAACGCTGCCAGCGAACCGGTAGACCTCAAAGAAGTTGTCATAAGTATCACAGATGGGTTCAGAACGAATAATCTGATATACGCAGGGAACACGAATAGCAGGGCACCAACGCCCGGCGTGGCAGGAAACATGTCAGGATTTAGTGATAGTCCGGCAATAAATCTGGAAAAGGCCCTTACTGAGAACTCTACACTGGGCAACCCCGGAGCGAATGTGACATACGTGAACTCCCAGACATATTTCACTGTTGAAAAGATAAGAGACGAAGACGATTCGTTTTCCCAGTCACAACCAGTACTTACTACTGGTGATTTTGTTGTGGTCTACGTACCTACAGTATCCCAGTCATCTGTAGACGCCGGATACACCACCCTGAAAACGATCAACGTTTCATCCACACTGAAATCCTCTGGCCTGAACCTTGAACCCAGGGCTACCGTGAACATAGTAGTGACACCTGAAACAGGAGCATCATCATACGCAGACTTCATTCTGCCCACTACATTCGGAAGCTATGAAATGGTACAACTGTACCCATGA
- a CDS encoding transcriptional regulator, with translation MNEKEYEIVELLRKLDINRPVALTLACLSCGDEITSRDIERNSSLRQPEVSIAMRYLKENEWVDIREVKKTEGKGRPVKLYRLITPLDEIVQSIEQRILLESSYVLNNIEKLKRLA, from the coding sequence ATGAACGAAAAAGAGTATGAGATTGTAGAGCTATTAAGGAAATTGGACATAAACCGACCTGTAGCTTTAACCCTTGCCTGCCTCTCATGCGGAGACGAGATCACATCCCGCGACATAGAGAGAAATTCAAGCCTCAGACAACCCGAGGTCAGCATTGCAATGAGATACCTCAAAGAAAATGAGTGGGTAGACATCAGGGAAGTGAAGAAGACAGAAGGTAAAGGAAGACCTGTAAAACTATACAGGCTTATAACCCCACTGGACGAGATAGTCCAGAGCATTGAGCAAAGGATCCTGCTGGAAAGCAGTTATGTGCTCAATAATATTGAGAAACTAAAGCGACTCGCATAG